A genome region from Astyanax mexicanus isolate ESR-SI-001 chromosome 19, AstMex3_surface, whole genome shotgun sequence includes the following:
- the si:dkeyp-72e1.6 gene encoding transmembrane protein 238-like yields MEEVFGGLGRCSWAFWLAVVFDSLGLVVLLLGVFADLFFYDFLIYAGAIVIFLSLIWWVFWYTGNIEVPPEQLEDDVGLLKKERGLGGALRRFSSRLSSGIRASLRRNQPNNNNAAGRRSGAAKRGGPVTLAMNAEDLSTVCESVTTVETSHTSAI; encoded by the coding sequence ATGGAGGAGGTGTTCGGGGGTCTGGGCCGGTGCTCCTGGGCCTTCTGGCTGGCCGTGGTGTTCGACTCTCTGGGGCTGGTCGTGCTGCTGCTGGGCGTTTTCGCGGATTTGTTCTTCTACGACTTTCTGATCTACGCCGGAGCCATCGTCATCTTCCTCAGCCTCATCTGGTGGGTCTTCTGGTACACGGGCAACATCGAGGTTCCTCCAGAGCAGCTGGAGGACGACGTGGGCCTGCTGAAGAAGGAGAGAGGTCTGGGTGGGGCGCTGAGGAGGTTCTCCAGCCGCCTGTCCAGCGGGATCAGGGCGTCTCTGAGGAGGAACCAGCCCAACAACAACAACGCTGCTGGAAGAAGATCTGGAGCTGCGAAGAGAGGAGGCCCGGTGACTCTGGCCATGAACGCTGAGGATCTGAGCACTGTGTGTGAATCTGTGACCACTGTGGAAACTTCTCACACTTCAGCCATATGA